One part of the Pyrinomonadaceae bacterium genome encodes these proteins:
- a CDS encoding DMT family transporter: MNKPSSSASPHIALIAVQVMFATWPVFGKIVLRTIPSLGLVGIRVLGAAVALTAIGLATRRLERIAKSDWLLLVVSSLLGVVLNQWLFVKGLSLTTAVNATLLGTTIPVFTLLVSIFVGNDRISARRIIGILLAGAGVVYLIGPDRASFSQSSVVGDLLLVLNSLCYGAYIAISKRLLSRYNALTVITWVFIVGCVPAVPVAAFSLSSVSFGEVPGSVWLAVGYIVLFATVVCYYLNSWALARVPPSTVAAYIYLQPLITFVLAPIVLGERVSSRVIIASLLVFAGVAVVTSRGRAKAIEEVSEHPEAFGH, encoded by the coding sequence GTGAACAAACCCAGCTCAAGTGCCTCTCCGCACATCGCTTTGATCGCTGTCCAGGTGATGTTTGCTACCTGGCCAGTGTTCGGGAAGATCGTGTTGCGAACGATCCCGAGCCTCGGGCTGGTTGGGATCCGAGTGCTGGGGGCAGCCGTGGCTCTCACGGCTATCGGACTTGCGACGCGCAGACTTGAGCGAATTGCCAAATCAGATTGGCTGCTGCTCGTGGTATCGAGTTTACTGGGCGTCGTTCTGAATCAGTGGCTGTTTGTGAAGGGTCTGTCGCTGACCACCGCGGTTAACGCAACGCTGCTCGGGACTACGATTCCCGTGTTTACGCTTCTGGTTAGCATCTTTGTCGGGAACGATCGCATATCCGCGCGGCGCATCATCGGAATTCTCCTTGCGGGCGCCGGCGTCGTTTATTTGATTGGCCCCGACCGCGCGTCGTTCTCCCAAAGCTCCGTCGTCGGAGACTTGCTGCTCGTTCTTAATTCGCTCTGCTATGGAGCGTACATCGCGATTTCAAAGCGCCTGTTGAGCCGCTACAACGCGCTCACTGTGATTACCTGGGTCTTTATAGTCGGATGTGTTCCCGCCGTTCCCGTCGCCGCGTTTAGCCTTTCGTCTGTGTCGTTCGGCGAGGTTCCCGGCTCAGTCTGGCTGGCAGTCGGTTACATCGTTCTGTTTGCGACGGTCGTTTGTTACTACCTGAATTCGTGGGCCCTGGCGCGCGTGCCGCCGAGCACGGTGGCGGCCTACATCTATTTGCAGCCGCTAATTACGTTTGTGCTGGCGCCGATTGTGCTGGGTGAAAGAGTGAGCTCCCGCGTCATCATCGCATCGCTGTTAGTGTTTGCGGGTGTGGCAGTCGTGACGAGTCGCGGTCGCGCTAAAGCAATCGAGGAAGTGTCGGAACATCCCGAGGCGTTCGGACACTAG
- the pdhA gene encoding pyruvate dehydrogenase (acetyl-transferring) E1 component subunit alpha, with amino-acid sequence MSSQTTDRRQDASASASVIDQPPTTPADAGALEEDRDTLVKIFQQMLLIRRFEEKCAESYSLGKIGGFCHLYIGQEAVGVGAISALRQDDYVITSYREHGQALAKGMSADAIMAELYGKATGCSKGKGGSMHLFDASVNFLGGHAIVGGQIALATGAAFASKYKETDQVTVCFFGEAAVNQGAFHESLNMAQLWRLPCIYLCENNMYGMGTSAQRAMSFQDIAAKACAYEMASEVVDGMDVMAMRQATQRAVERARKESLPTLLEARTYRYMGHSMSDPGKYRTRAEIEKYQERDPIKLFKVRLEENGMLTDDDVAAMEAEVREQVDRAAQFADESPEPAPEELMTNVYANPLR; translated from the coding sequence ATGAGCAGCCAGACAACTGACCGGCGACAGGACGCAAGCGCAAGCGCAAGCGTCATCGATCAACCGCCCACCACGCCCGCCGATGCGGGCGCGCTGGAAGAAGATCGCGACACGCTGGTCAAGATATTCCAGCAGATGCTCTTGATTCGGCGCTTTGAAGAGAAGTGCGCTGAGTCTTACAGCCTCGGAAAAATTGGCGGCTTTTGCCATCTGTACATCGGCCAGGAAGCGGTTGGTGTGGGCGCCATCTCGGCACTGCGCCAGGACGATTATGTGATCACGAGTTATCGCGAGCACGGTCAGGCCCTGGCGAAAGGCATGTCGGCTGATGCGATCATGGCTGAACTGTACGGCAAAGCCACAGGCTGCTCGAAAGGCAAGGGCGGCTCGATGCATCTGTTCGACGCCAGCGTGAACTTCCTCGGCGGTCACGCGATTGTCGGCGGGCAGATCGCTCTGGCCACGGGCGCGGCTTTCGCTTCTAAGTACAAAGAAACTGATCAAGTGACGGTTTGCTTCTTTGGCGAAGCGGCCGTCAATCAGGGTGCGTTCCACGAGTCGCTGAACATGGCGCAGCTCTGGCGGCTGCCATGCATCTATCTTTGTGAAAACAACATGTACGGCATGGGCACTTCGGCTCAGCGGGCGATGTCATTCCAGGACATTGCCGCAAAGGCATGTGCTTACGAGATGGCCTCGGAGGTTGTTGATGGCATGGACGTGATGGCCATGCGCCAGGCGACCCAGCGCGCGGTGGAGCGAGCACGCAAGGAGTCTTTGCCGACACTGCTTGAGGCGAGAACGTATCGTTACATGGGCCACTCGATGTCCGATCCCGGTAAGTACCGGACGCGCGCTGAAATTGAAAAGTATCAGGAGCGAGATCCGATCAAGCTTTTCAAAGTACGGCTGGAAGAGAATGGGATGTTGACTGACGATGACGTGGCCGCAATGGAAGCCGAGGTGCGCGAGCAGGTCGACCGGGCAGCTCAATTTGCTGACGAGAGTCCTGAGCCCGCGCCGGAAGAATTGATGACGAACGTTTACGCGAACCCGCTGCGCTGA
- a CDS encoding pyruvate dehydrogenase complex E1 component subunit beta, which translates to MAVITMRDALNDALREELARDPNVFLMGEEVAEYQGAYKVTRGLLQEFGAKRVIDTPITELGFAGLGVGAAMVGLRPIIEFMTFNFSILAADQMVNSAAKMLYMSGGQYKIPIVFRGPGGSAYQVSSQHSQALESWYAFFPGLKVVMPSTPADAKGLLKSAIRDDDPVIFIEQERMYGMKGEVPEDEDFTIPLGVADVKREGTDATIVARSLMVPTALKAAEELEKEGISCEVIDPRTIRPLDIDTIITSVQKTNRVVVAEESHPFCGVSAEITAEIQERAFDYLDAPVKRVSGVDVPMPYAKNLERLAIPDVPQIVAAVREVAYV; encoded by the coding sequence ATGGCTGTTATCACCATGCGCGACGCCTTGAATGACGCTCTCCGCGAGGAGCTGGCGCGCGATCCGAATGTGTTTCTGATGGGTGAAGAGGTCGCCGAGTATCAGGGCGCCTACAAAGTTACGCGCGGATTGCTCCAGGAGTTCGGCGCCAAGCGAGTTATCGATACGCCGATCACTGAACTTGGTTTCGCCGGTCTGGGCGTGGGCGCAGCGATGGTCGGCCTGCGACCCATCATCGAGTTCATGACTTTCAACTTTTCGATTCTCGCGGCGGATCAAATGGTGAACTCGGCCGCCAAGATGCTTTACATGTCGGGCGGCCAATACAAGATTCCGATAGTATTTCGCGGTCCGGGCGGGTCGGCTTACCAGGTTTCCTCGCAGCACTCGCAGGCGCTGGAATCGTGGTACGCGTTCTTTCCCGGTTTGAAAGTCGTAATGCCGTCAACCCCGGCTGATGCTAAAGGGCTTTTGAAAAGCGCGATTCGCGACGACGATCCGGTGATCTTCATCGAGCAGGAGCGCATGTACGGAATGAAGGGCGAGGTTCCGGAAGACGAGGACTTCACGATTCCGCTCGGCGTCGCCGACGTAAAGCGGGAAGGAACCGATGCTACGATCGTCGCGCGCTCGTTAATGGTGCCGACGGCTTTGAAGGCCGCAGAAGAGTTGGAGAAGGAAGGCATCAGCTGCGAAGTGATAGATCCGCGAACGATCCGGCCGCTCGACATCGATACCATCATCACTTCCGTGCAGAAGACGAATCGCGTGGTGGTGGCCGAAGAGTCGCATCCGTTCTGCGGCGTTTCTGCTGAGATCACCGCGGAGATTCAAGAGCGGGCGTTCGATTATCTTGATGCGCCCGTCAAACGAGTTTCCGGCGTGGATGTGCCGATGCCGTATGCGAAGAACCTCGAACGGCTGGCGATCCCGGATGTGCCGCAGATCGTCGCCGCGGTTAGAGAAGTTGCTTACGTCTAG
- the gmk gene encoding guanylate kinase, with product MSSELINKPNNDGARGGRGMLIVVSSPSGGGKGTLIDRVLQTVPGVSYSVSYTTRPSRPKEQDGREYFFVSTSVFKEMIQRGEFLEWADVYGHLYGTSHKQVERERAAGRDIILEIDVQGADSVRALIEDAVTVFILPPSFELLQNRLVKRGTDSAEDLARRLRGAPAEVEQYRKFQYVILNDDINRASAQLASVIYAERARRERQETTSSEALADFARAGTIAQS from the coding sequence ATGTCGAGTGAGCTGATAAACAAGCCGAATAACGACGGCGCCCGGGGCGGTCGCGGCATGCTGATAGTCGTCAGTTCCCCGTCGGGCGGCGGCAAAGGCACCTTGATCGATCGCGTCCTGCAAACAGTGCCCGGCGTCAGTTACTCGGTCTCGTACACCACGCGCCCCTCGCGACCGAAAGAGCAGGACGGCCGCGAATACTTCTTCGTCTCAACCTCCGTTTTTAAAGAGATGATTCAGCGCGGCGAGTTCCTTGAATGGGCGGATGTGTATGGTCACCTTTACGGTACCAGCCACAAGCAGGTAGAACGCGAGCGCGCCGCCGGCCGTGACATCATCCTGGAGATTGACGTCCAGGGCGCAGACAGCGTGCGTGCGCTGATCGAAGATGCAGTCACCGTTTTCATCCTGCCGCCGTCATTTGAACTGTTGCAGAATCGGCTGGTGAAGCGCGGCACGGACTCAGCAGAAGATCTCGCGCGACGATTGCGCGGCGCGCCGGCTGAAGTCGAGCAATACCGGAAGTTTCAATACGTGATATTGAACGACGATATCAACCGGGCCTCGGCGCAGCTGGCATCAGTGATTTACGCGGAACGCGCCCGCCGCGAGCGACAGGAAACAACTTCGAGTGAAGCGCTGGCTGACTTTGCGCGGGCCGGAACGATTGCCCAGAGCTAG
- the rpoZ gene encoding DNA-directed RNA polymerase subunit omega produces the protein MTMANINEEFEEASETVPEIDAKYRLIILAAKRSKQLQRGARPRIDIDVTKHKPTRIALEEVIRGKVPFHFNPIDGAKEN, from the coding sequence ATGACGATGGCAAATATTAACGAAGAGTTTGAAGAGGCGTCTGAAACAGTACCTGAGATTGATGCGAAGTACCGGTTGATAATTTTAGCCGCCAAGCGCAGCAAGCAACTGCAACGCGGCGCGCGCCCGCGCATCGACATTGATGTAACGAAACACAAGCCGACGCGTATCGCGCTGGAAGAAGTGATCCGCGGTAAGGTTCCATTCCATTTCAATCCTATAGACGGCGCCAAAGAAAACTAA
- a CDS encoding YicC/YloC family endoribonuclease has translation MKSMTGFGRGAASGDGFTVGVEIKTVNNRYLDIHLRAPQELNAMEMDIRKRVKARLSRGRVDLNISFDRTGSEATYQINQSVVTAYVDALREIQRQFNLSGDIDVTSIARLPGALSSPRDELNQDIASAIDSAIDQALDSLEQMRGAEGAALAEEMRSRLGKINAAIPTIESAAEGLIESYRQRLHKRIAELLAREGQAIEVDTARLAQEVAYLADRSDITEELARLKSHVDQFREAIDSADEVGKRLDFLLQEFNREANTVLSKSTEIPIKEAALAIKAEVEKLREQVQNVE, from the coding sequence ATGAAATCAATGACCGGATTCGGACGTGGAGCGGCAAGCGGCGACGGCTTTACCGTGGGCGTCGAGATCAAAACCGTCAACAATCGCTACCTCGACATTCACCTGCGCGCACCGCAGGAGTTGAACGCGATGGAGATGGACATCCGGAAGCGAGTGAAAGCGCGCTTGTCCCGCGGGCGCGTAGATCTCAACATCAGTTTTGATCGCACCGGTTCTGAAGCGACTTACCAGATTAATCAATCGGTGGTCACGGCCTACGTTGACGCGCTGCGCGAGATTCAGCGGCAGTTCAACCTCAGCGGCGACATCGACGTGACTTCAATCGCCCGCTTGCCGGGCGCGCTGTCTTCTCCGCGCGACGAGTTGAACCAGGACATTGCGAGCGCGATTGACTCAGCCATCGATCAGGCGCTCGACAGCCTGGAGCAGATGCGCGGCGCCGAGGGCGCGGCCCTGGCTGAAGAAATGCGGTCGCGGCTCGGAAAAATAAACGCCGCCATCCCGACAATAGAATCCGCCGCTGAGGGTTTGATCGAGAGTTACCGCCAACGGCTGCATAAACGAATCGCGGAATTGCTGGCTCGGGAAGGTCAGGCGATCGAAGTCGATACTGCCAGGTTGGCTCAGGAAGTCGCCTATTTGGCCGATCGCAGCGACATTACGGAAGAGCTGGCGCGCCTCAAAAGCCACGTGGATCAATTCCGTGAAGCCATCGACTCAGCCGATGAAGTAGGCAAGCGTTTGGACTTTCTGCTTCAGGAATTCAATCGCGAAGCCAACACGGTTCTCTCGAAATCCACCGAGATTCCCATCAAAGAAGCGGCATTGGCGATCAAGGCTGAAGTTGAGAAACTGCGCGAACAAGTGCAAAATGTCGAGTGA
- a CDS encoding pyruvate dehydrogenase complex dihydrolipoamide acetyltransferase, which produces MATQVVMPKLSPTMEEGQVARWLKKEGDKVSMGEPIAEIDTDKATMEMQALSAGVLRKVLVQEGESAPLGQPIAIIGEPDEDISALLKSEPAPAKEAPANEEAPAKEEAPAKEDAPAKEEAAAQPETTPESEAAPAGEQKKAAPQPEIAREVQTDGKRPNGGRMLVSPIAARMAAESGVDLNSVKGSGPSGRIVKRDIEEAMKAPQAASPGATPKLSLVRPMAVPAGQPGATYGPSAYRDEPMSEMRRTIAKRLVTSLGPVPHFFLTTEIEMDRAADMRQQINTLYPDAKVSINDVIIKVAAVALIQHPQVNASFQDKTVRHYEHADIGVAVATENGLITPIVRAADVKSLLDIATEVRELAGRARSRKLKPEEYMGATFSISNLGMFGIDEFTAVINPPEAAILAVGAMKPKPIVREDQIEIHQMMRVTMSCDHRVVDGAVGAQFLQTFKQILENPLYLFLG; this is translated from the coding sequence ATGGCTACCCAAGTCGTCATGCCGAAACTGTCGCCCACGATGGAAGAGGGGCAGGTTGCGCGCTGGCTGAAAAAAGAAGGCGACAAGGTCTCGATGGGCGAGCCGATCGCCGAAATCGATACTGACAAAGCCACCATGGAAATGCAGGCGCTGTCAGCCGGCGTTCTGCGTAAGGTGCTTGTGCAGGAAGGCGAGAGCGCGCCACTGGGCCAGCCCATCGCGATCATCGGCGAGCCTGACGAAGACATTTCCGCTCTGCTGAAGAGTGAACCGGCCCCGGCCAAAGAAGCTCCAGCAAATGAAGAGGCTCCGGCCAAAGAAGAGGCTCCGGCCAAAGAAGACGCCCCGGCTAAAGAAGAGGCTGCGGCACAGCCAGAGACGACTCCTGAATCAGAGGCCGCTCCTGCCGGCGAGCAGAAAAAAGCTGCCCCGCAACCCGAAATAGCTCGCGAAGTGCAGACGGACGGGAAACGTCCGAACGGTGGTCGCATGCTGGTTTCGCCCATTGCTGCGCGCATGGCCGCGGAATCGGGTGTGGATCTCAATTCGGTTAAGGGCAGTGGACCGAGCGGTCGAATCGTGAAGCGCGACATCGAAGAAGCGATGAAGGCGCCGCAGGCCGCATCCCCGGGCGCGACTCCAAAACTCTCATTGGTTCGACCGATGGCGGTGCCCGCGGGTCAACCGGGCGCCACGTACGGCCCGTCGGCTTATCGCGACGAACCGATGAGCGAAATGCGCCGGACGATTGCGAAGCGTCTGGTGACTTCACTCGGGCCGGTCCCGCACTTCTTCCTGACAACTGAGATTGAAATGGATCGCGCCGCGGACATGCGGCAGCAAATCAACACTCTCTATCCTGATGCAAAGGTCAGCATCAACGACGTCATCATCAAAGTTGCCGCCGTCGCCTTGATTCAACACCCACAGGTGAACGCCTCCTTTCAGGACAAGACCGTGCGGCACTACGAGCACGCGGACATCGGCGTCGCGGTCGCGACTGAGAATGGATTGATCACGCCGATCGTGCGTGCGGCCGATGTGAAATCGTTGCTGGATATCGCCACTGAAGTCAGGGAGTTGGCCGGCCGGGCGCGCTCGCGCAAGCTAAAGCCTGAAGAGTACATGGGAGCGACTTTTTCCATCAGCAACCTTGGCATGTTCGGCATCGACGAATTCACGGCGGTAATCAATCCGCCCGAAGCCGCGATTCTCGCGGTGGGGGCGATGAAACCGAAGCCTATTGTTCGCGAGGACCAAATCGAGATTCACCAGATGATGCGCGTGACGATGTCCTGCGATCATCGCGTGGTCGATGGGGCGGTCGGCGCGCAGTTCCTGCAGACCTTCAAACAGATTCTTGAGAATCCCCTGTATTTGTTTCTCGGTTGA
- a CDS encoding thioredoxin domain-containing protein: MTEHKHTNGLINETSPYLLQHAHNPVNWYPWGDEALAKARDEEKPILLSIGYSACHWCHVMERESFENEEIAKLMNENFINIKVDREERPDLDQIYMNAVQMMTGHGGWPMTMFLTPEGVPFYGGTYFPPADRYNMPGFPRVLLSVAEAYRSQPDQVGHTSTAILGELRRVGLATPSREMLSVELLDASHRRIAKNYDPTNGGFGSAPKFPPAMTIEFLMHIHYRHGWPDALEMVEHTCRKMAEGGMYDQLGGGFHRYSVDARWLVPHFEKMLYDNALLARVYLHVYQLTKSEFARRIAEETLDYVVREMTDNRGGFYSSQDADSEGEEGKFFVWSKQEVVAALGATDAEVFCDYFDVTEEGNFEGQNILHVSAPIEEVAKRHSVSVDAARAILDRGRKTLFDIRERRIKPGRDEKTLTGWNGLMLASFAEGGAILNRADYIQVAAANAEFILANMLREGLVLRTYKDGEAKLNGYLEDYASLIEGLISLYEATGALKWIENAIRLSDKMIEEFWDEQDGGFFFTGKSHEQLIVRAKDFMDNATPSGNSVAAFALQKLALLTGNETYQRHATTILRLLADQIRRYPSAYSWALCATDFYLSSPKEVAIVGVPGDPSFAEFNRPFWETYLPNRVLALGVGDYDAAESLIPLLANRRTDSGSRAYVCEAYTCQKPAETPAEFEDQLAIR; the protein is encoded by the coding sequence CGAAACCAGTCCGTACTTACTCCAGCACGCGCACAATCCCGTCAATTGGTACCCGTGGGGTGACGAGGCCCTCGCCAAAGCGCGTGATGAAGAGAAACCGATCCTGTTGAGCATCGGTTACTCCGCATGTCATTGGTGTCACGTGATGGAGCGCGAGTCGTTCGAAAACGAAGAGATCGCGAAGTTGATGAACGAGAACTTCATTAACATCAAAGTTGATCGTGAAGAGCGGCCGGACCTCGATCAGATTTACATGAATGCCGTGCAAATGATGACCGGGCACGGCGGCTGGCCCATGACGATGTTCCTCACGCCTGAGGGTGTGCCCTTCTACGGCGGCACATATTTTCCGCCCGCCGATCGCTACAACATGCCGGGATTTCCGCGCGTGCTGCTCAGTGTGGCAGAAGCCTACCGCTCGCAACCCGATCAAGTCGGACATACATCGACGGCGATCCTGGGGGAGTTGCGACGGGTCGGCCTGGCGACGCCTTCGCGGGAGATGCTGTCGGTAGAGTTGCTTGACGCGTCGCACCGGCGAATCGCGAAGAACTACGACCCGACGAACGGTGGGTTTGGCAGCGCGCCGAAGTTTCCGCCAGCGATGACGATCGAGTTCCTGATGCACATCCATTATCGCCACGGCTGGCCCGACGCCCTCGAGATGGTCGAGCACACGTGCCGCAAGATGGCCGAAGGCGGAATGTACGATCAGCTCGGCGGCGGCTTTCATCGATACTCCGTCGATGCGCGTTGGCTGGTTCCGCACTTTGAAAAGATGCTTTACGACAACGCGCTGCTCGCGCGTGTTTACCTGCATGTCTATCAGCTAACGAAAAGTGAATTCGCGCGACGTATTGCTGAAGAAACCCTCGACTACGTAGTGCGCGAGATGACGGATAACCGGGGCGGCTTCTATTCATCGCAGGATGCGGATTCGGAAGGTGAGGAAGGGAAGTTCTTTGTCTGGTCGAAGCAGGAAGTTGTCGCCGCTCTCGGAGCGACTGATGCGGAAGTCTTTTGCGATTACTTTGATGTAACTGAAGAAGGGAACTTTGAGGGACAAAATATTCTGCATGTGAGTGCGCCTATCGAAGAGGTCGCAAAGCGTCACAGTGTGTCGGTTGACGCAGCGCGCGCGATTCTCGACCGCGGACGAAAGACGCTGTTCGACATTCGCGAACGAAGAATTAAACCGGGGCGGGACGAGAAGACCCTCACCGGATGGAATGGACTAATGCTCGCGAGCTTCGCGGAAGGCGGCGCCATCCTCAACCGTGCCGACTACATACAAGTAGCGGCCGCGAACGCAGAGTTCATTCTCGCGAACATGCTGCGTGAGGGTTTGGTGCTGCGGACCTATAAGGATGGCGAGGCGAAGCTCAACGGCTACCTCGAAGACTATGCTTCGCTAATCGAAGGGCTGATCTCGCTCTACGAAGCAACCGGTGCGTTGAAGTGGATCGAAAATGCAATTCGCTTATCGGACAAGATGATCGAAGAGTTTTGGGATGAGCAGGATGGCGGTTTCTTCTTCACGGGAAAGAGCCACGAGCAATTGATCGTGCGTGCGAAGGATTTCATGGACAACGCTACGCCCTCGGGAAATTCCGTGGCCGCATTCGCCCTTCAGAAACTCGCTCTACTGACCGGAAACGAAACGTACCAGCGTCACGCGACCACGATCCTGCGCCTCCTGGCTGATCAGATTCGTCGCTATCCTTCGGCCTACAGTTGGGCGCTGTGCGCGACAGATTTCTACTTGTCGAGCCCTAAGGAAGTCGCGATTGTCGGCGTGCCGGGTGATCCGAGCTTCGCAGAATTCAATCGCCCCTTTTGGGAAACATATCTCCCGAACCGCGTTCTCGCGCTCGGCGTCGGGGATTACGACGCCGCCGAAAGTCTGATTCCCCTGCTCGCCAATCGTCGAACCGACAGCGGGTCGCGTGCCTATGTCTGTGAAGCGTACACCTGCCAAAAACCCGCCGAAACGCCTGCGGAATTTGAGGATCAGCTGGCAATCCGCTAA
- a CDS encoding diguanylate cyclase: MPKIDFKKTIVTGIVASIGAALLLYGAYSTFRLPFLSWSGLAAFFLLLAVTLVTSRFTVPVTHVDGASQTQKSVADTLIFLAVMMYTLAPANNFGPPIILAAVVVCVSSLDKSKRLESIFSVCSSVIATFLAALVYKGLVWVLVGDGIAGDQSLVLNSVLLPLCVFGLVHYGLTTAGVLASRVFSSGISVSLTQESLIWTLITQVANVTSAAMFYAALHGAGIPFLFVGLLITALVHLLYRFNEKRVGEVTRAQGEKLKYIEEIADLHMNTIESLAIAIDAKDQTTHGHVRRTQIYATEMGKLLKVKDQELRALFAGALLHDIGKLAVPEYILNKPGKLTESEFAKMKIHPTVGGDILKRVNFPYPVEDIVRYHHEKWDGSGYPKGLRAKEIPLVARIISVVDFYDATRCDRPYRKGMKREDSLALLQKMSGSSFDPRVVDLFTKHVTEFDQLIDATDIQEQVQPITVDNSKARPDAGLASDVMGSPDESLGFRSITEAQREVFALHEIAQTIGSSLNMNDTVTLIANKLHAIVPFDTCAIFIVDDRVGKAVAVHVVGDHVDLFQGRRMSIGDGITGWVIANARSMCNSSPELDLVGISDDVVKNYRGVLVSPLIREDGAFGAITLYSKGRTSYTTEHVRLLESVAQHAASALNNALTFERTKESALTDPLTELPNARGFYMMLEQRLAECQRLGRESLSLISMDVDDFKLINDQWGHAIGDRLLANVGKIIRKELRQMDILSRYAGDEFVAIMPMASLAMAEAAADRIRNAVEQQKFSVRTGKYVEVRLSSGIACFPADGETSEELLTTAARNMQKDKHARKNLLSLTTMPTHAGIDQYT, from the coding sequence ATGCCGAAAATCGATTTCAAGAAAACTATCGTCACCGGGATTGTGGCGTCCATAGGCGCTGCCCTACTGCTCTATGGCGCGTACTCCACCTTTAGATTGCCCTTCCTTAGCTGGAGCGGACTGGCAGCCTTCTTTCTGTTGCTTGCCGTAACGTTAGTGACCAGTCGCTTCACAGTGCCCGTCACTCACGTGGATGGCGCGAGTCAAACTCAGAAGTCTGTTGCTGACACGCTCATCTTCCTTGCGGTGATGATGTACACGCTCGCGCCGGCGAACAACTTTGGCCCGCCGATCATTCTAGCGGCGGTGGTGGTTTGCGTGTCGTCTTTGGACAAGAGCAAGCGTCTGGAATCCATCTTTTCAGTTTGCAGCTCAGTGATCGCGACATTCTTGGCTGCATTGGTTTACAAAGGTTTGGTTTGGGTTTTGGTGGGCGACGGAATTGCCGGGGACCAGAGTTTGGTTCTCAATTCTGTGCTGCTTCCGCTGTGCGTTTTCGGCTTAGTACATTATGGTCTCACTACCGCCGGCGTCCTTGCGTCGCGTGTCTTCAGTTCTGGTATTAGCGTCAGTCTCACACAAGAGAGTCTGATTTGGACTCTGATCACGCAAGTCGCAAATGTCACCTCGGCCGCCATGTTTTATGCCGCGCTCCACGGTGCGGGCATTCCATTCCTCTTTGTGGGACTTCTGATCACGGCCCTTGTCCATCTGCTTTATCGCTTTAATGAGAAACGCGTTGGAGAAGTCACGCGCGCGCAGGGCGAAAAGCTCAAGTACATTGAAGAGATTGCCGACCTTCACATGAACACGATCGAGTCTCTGGCGATTGCGATCGACGCCAAGGACCAGACGACGCATGGCCACGTTCGCCGTACGCAGATTTACGCGACCGAGATGGGCAAGCTTCTAAAGGTGAAGGACCAGGAGTTGCGCGCACTATTCGCCGGCGCGCTTTTACACGACATCGGCAAGCTGGCGGTCCCGGAATACATTCTCAACAAACCCGGCAAGCTGACTGAATCGGAATTCGCAAAGATGAAGATTCACCCGACCGTCGGTGGCGACATTCTCAAACGCGTAAACTTCCCGTACCCGGTGGAAGACATTGTGCGTTATCACCACGAAAAATGGGACGGCAGTGGCTACCCCAAGGGCTTGCGCGCCAAAGAGATTCCCCTCGTCGCCCGCATTATTTCCGTCGTGGATTTCTATGACGCGACCCGTTGCGATCGCCCCTATCGCAAAGGAATGAAGCGTGAGGATTCGCTCGCGCTATTGCAAAAGATGTCCGGCAGCTCGTTCGATCCCCGAGTCGTGGATCTATTCACGAAACACGTCACGGAATTTGACCAGTTGATTGACGCTACAGACATTCAGGAGCAAGTCCAGCCGATCACCGTCGATAACTCCAAGGCCCGCCCGGATGCCGGTCTGGCGTCGGACGTCATGGGATCGCCTGATGAAAGTCTGGGCTTCCGTTCGATTACTGAAGCGCAACGCGAAGTCTTTGCCCTGCACGAAATTGCCCAGACAATTGGATCGTCACTGAACATGAACGACACGGTAACGCTGATCGCTAACAAGCTGCATGCGATCGTGCCGTTCGATACCTGCGCGATTTTCATCGTCGACGATCGCGTCGGTAAAGCTGTCGCGGTTCATGTCGTCGGAGATCACGTAGATCTCTTCCAGGGTCGCCGCATGAGTATCGGCGATGGTATTACCGGCTGGGTGATTGCGAATGCGCGCTCGATGTGCAATTCGTCGCCTGAGTTGGATCTGGTCGGAATCTCCGATGATGTCGTGAAAAATTACCGCGGCGTGCTGGTATCGCCCCTAATCCGGGAAGACGGAGCGTTCGGCGCGATCACGCTGTACTCGAAAGGCCGGACGTCGTACACCACCGAACATGTTCGTTTGTTGGAGTCCGTTGCTCAGCACGCGGCATCGGCGTTGAACAACGCGCTAACGTTTGAACGCACGAAAGAGAGCGCGCTGACAGATCCACTGACGGAACTGCCGAACGCGCGGGGCTTCTACATGATGCTCGAACAGCGTCTGGCGGAATGCCAGCGGCTTGGTCGGGAGTCACTTTCGCTCATCAGCATGGACGTGGACGACTTCAAGCTGATCAACGATCAGTGGGGACATGCGATCGGTGATCGCTTGTTAGCGAACGTCGGCAAAATCATTCGCAAAGAGTTGCGGCAAATGGACATTCTGTCGCGCTATGCGGGCGATGAATTCGTCGCGATCATGCCCATGGCTTCGCTGGCTATGGCTGAAGCCGCCGCCGATCGCATCCGCAACGCCGTCGAACAACAGAAGTTTTCGGTGCGCACGGGCAAGTACGTTGAAGTCAGGCTCAGCTCGGGCATTGCTTGTTTCCCCGCGGATGGTGAAACGAGCGAAGAATTGCTCACCACGGCCGCGCGCAACATGCAGAAAGACAAGCATGCGCGCAAGAATCTGCTTAGCCTGACCACGATGCCGACGCACGCCGGAATCGATCAATACACTTAA